A window from Megalobrama amblycephala isolate DHTTF-2021 linkage group LG21, ASM1881202v1, whole genome shotgun sequence encodes these proteins:
- the kiss1 gene encoding metastasis-suppressor KiSS-1 codes for MMLLTIILMLSVAIGHTYPSGHFQYYLEDESPDETSLRVLRGTDARPTAGSPSPKLSMHFSMGAGPQRSTWWWSPERPYTKRRQNVAYYNLNSFGLRYGKREQDMLAGFKQKIPVK; via the exons atgaTGCTACTTACCATCATTTTGATGCTGTCAGTGGCGATTGGACACACATACCCTTCAGGGCATTTTCAATATTACTTAGAAG ATGAATCTCCTGATGAAACATCACTTCGGGTTCTCAGGGGAACTGATGCTCGTCCCACAGCTGGATCTCCTTCTCCCAAGCTCTCAATGCACTTCTCCATGGGTGCAGGTCCTCAGCGGAGCACATGGTGGTGGTCTCCAGAAAGGCCTTACACAAAGAGAAGGCAGAATGTGGCGTACTACAATCTCAATTCTTTTGGTCTCCGCTATGGGAAGAGAGAACAGGACATGCTTGCAGGATTTAAACAGAAGATACCTGTGAAGTGA